ACCAAATCCAACCCGTCGGCGAAGATGCTCTGGGCTTCTTTGCCCGCCACGGCATTCAGCTGGAACGCCTTGGTCCCTTCGTCCACGGCGGTGAGCATGAGGCGGTAATCCGTATCGCCCATCTTCAGCACCGAGGCGGTCGCTCCCGTGCCTTTGGCGCGATTGATTTTGTTGGCGATGTCCGTTATGGTATCGGTAGCGGTTATATCGATCTGCACCGATGTCGCGGTGGGATCCGCCTTCAGGGCCGCCGCCGAAGTCGAGATGGTAAAGCTGCCGGTGAGGCTGAGCGAGGCATTGGAATTGGCGAAGGAACCGGAAGCCACCTTCAGGGAGCTGGCCAGGTTCATCACCTTCACGTCGTAATTTCCCACGGTGGCTTTATCGCCTCCGGTGATATCGGCGACGGTGGCATCCGAGGAGGTGTTCTTGAACACGTTGAACACCGTGCTCTTGTCCATCGCCGAAGCCTGGGTATCGAAATCGTTGAGCTTGGTTTTAAGATCGTTGAAGGTCGAAAGCTTCAGTTGGATTTGGGATTGCGCATTCTCTTCCCGGGTGACCTTCTGCTGTTCGATGGAAATCAGGCCCGTGATGATGGAGTTGGTATCCAGGCCCGTGGCCAAGCCCCCCACCTGCAGGAGCCCCGCCTGCGAACCTACTCCTGAAGTTGAATCTGCCATGGATCTCCCGAATCCTTGCACGAGTACATTGGTTTATCGACCAAAGAGCCCATGGCCTTTAATCCGGAAGTGGTTCCACTTGGAGAGCATCGAGTCACAAACAATGACATAAATAGGCCCATTTTCTCCCATAATTACTGATTTTTATGATATTAGAGATGAAGAATCGCAACATCTGTTACAGATTAACGATGTTTTGTCACGGTATATGACGTAAATTAGACATTCGTCATATATCATGACGGAATAAGCATTTAACCGAAAAATCCTTTACAAATTCGCATGAAAAGTGCATAGGACTGCTGGAACGGGACTTGCTTGCTTCAGATTCGACCCCACACCCACCCGCAAAGGACAGGCGAATGACCTTTGACACGACCGATGAGACCTTAAAGCGTTATCTGGAAGATATCCGGAAGACGAGCCCCATCGACCGGAAGGATGAGCATTTGCTCTTCAAGCTTTGCCGCGAAGGCAACCGCGGAGCCCGCGAAAAGCTCGTAAGCGCCAACATGCGCTTCGTGCTTAAAGTGGCCTTGCAGTATCGCGGCTGCCCCATCCCTCTCCCGGACCTCGTGAGCGAGGGCGCGATGGGCCTTATCCGCGCCATCGAGAGCTTCGATCATAGCCGCGGCCTCAAGTTCATCTCTTACGCCGTTTGGTGGATCAAGGCTTATATCACCCGCGCCATCAACGAGCAAGGCTCGCTGATCCGCTTGCCTGCCAATCAGCATTTGCGCGTGCGCAAGGCGCTTAAGGAAAAGAGCAAGGGCAAGGAGCTGGGCGACGATATCCGCGAATTGATCCAGCTGGGCGAAGCCGGCATCTCTTTTGACGCGCCCCTCAAGACCGATACCAAGACCACCTATCAGGAAGTCTTGCCGGACGAGAAGGCCGTCAATCCGGAGAACGAAGCCGAAATCCAGGCCGTGGAGCATCTCGCGAAGGACCTGTTGTCCGAGCTGCCCGAAAGGGAAGCCCAGGTCATCAAGGGCCTGTTCGGCATCAACCATGAGGCCCCGCAGACCTTGCGCGAAGTGGGCGAGACCCTGAACATCTCCCACGAACGCGTGCGCCAACTGCGCGACCAGGCCCTGCGCCGGATCCGCAAGAACAAGAACAAGGAAGTCCTTCGCGAGAAGTACGAAGGCTACCTGCAAGCGCTGACGAACTGAGATTAGCGCTTCGATGCGATTGCGAAGGCCCCGGGGGAAACCTCGGGGCCTTTCTTTTTGCATTCCGTCATGAAGTTTCGCGGAACCGCGGCGAAGCACGCAAGACTTCCCACAAAGCTAACTTTCGACCCATGCAGCTCCCTTCCAGCCTTCGGAACCTGTTCGAGCCTGCCTTGCTGGCGGAGTTGGACCGCCGCGCGGAACACCGGCGCGTGCCGGAAGGCCAAGCCCTGCTTGAACCCGGCCAAATGGTCCGCACCGTGCCGATCGTGATTTCGGGGCTGGTCAAGGTTTCCCGGATCGAACCCGACGGGCGGGAGCTGTTCCTGTATTACGTGAACCCCGAAGAGACCTGCGCCATGACCTTCACTTGTTGCATGGAAAGCCAGCCGAGCGAAATCCGCGCCCTCGCGGAGGAGGACGTGGAGCTTTTGGCCGTGCCCGTGCAGGTCATGGACGAATGGCTGGCGAAATACCCTTCGTGGAAATCCTTCGTGATGCGCACCATCCGGGCCCGTTTCAACGAATTGCTGCGCACCATCGATCTCATCGCCTTCCAGAACCTGGACCAGCGCTTGGCCGCCTTCCTGCGGGAGAAGGCCCGGGCGCAGGCATCCTCCCTCATCAACCTGTCCCATGAGGCCGTCGCGAACGAGCTTGCCACCTCGCGCGTAGTCGTATCCCGGCTCCTCAAGAAGCTGGAGCGCGACGGCAAAGTGCTCCTTTTCCGCAACCAGATAAAGTTGCTCGGGGAATTGTAACCCAAGTAGCGGACGCGGCCGTGCCCATGGCGTATCTTCCAAACGAGGAGGGCAGGCCATG
This region of Fibrobacterota bacterium genomic DNA includes:
- a CDS encoding RNA polymerase sigma factor RpoD/SigA, coding for MTFDTTDETLKRYLEDIRKTSPIDRKDEHLLFKLCREGNRGAREKLVSANMRFVLKVALQYRGCPIPLPDLVSEGAMGLIRAIESFDHSRGLKFISYAVWWIKAYITRAINEQGSLIRLPANQHLRVRKALKEKSKGKELGDDIRELIQLGEAGISFDAPLKTDTKTTYQEVLPDEKAVNPENEAEIQAVEHLAKDLLSELPEREAQVIKGLFGINHEAPQTLREVGETLNISHERVRQLRDQALRRIRKNKNKEVLREKYEGYLQALTN
- a CDS encoding Crp/Fnr family transcriptional regulator yields the protein MQLPSSLRNLFEPALLAELDRRAEHRRVPEGQALLEPGQMVRTVPIVISGLVKVSRIEPDGRELFLYYVNPEETCAMTFTCCMESQPSEIRALAEEDVELLAVPVQVMDEWLAKYPSWKSFVMRTIRARFNELLRTIDLIAFQNLDQRLAAFLREKARAQASSLINLSHEAVANELATSRVVVSRLLKKLERDGKVLLFRNQIKLLGEL